The stretch of DNA CGCAGTACCTATCGCCTGATTGATATTTGCTTGATTTTGTGCATTCGCATTAGTTTGCCTATTCTGGTCATAATTAAAATTTCCCACATTGAATTGGTTTTCTAATCCTGCGTTTTGCGCCCCTATCCCTGCCTCACTTCTGGCAAAATCACCAGCGAGATTTTCATAGCGAGCTGTATCTGATTTAGTCTGTAAAAGATTTTTAAGATAAGCGTCAGCCATTATGCTGTTTATGTCTCGTTCCTTTTGAGCGTAAGCCTGCCCTATATCGCGGGCTGCAATAGTTGAACGTGATAGTCCTCTTGCTCCATAGGAAGCCTCAAGCGCTGGTTTTTCTCTTAAATCCCACCCTGCGTTACGTTCAGCGATAAAAGGGCTTGTGGCCTTATCTATATAGTCAGTTGGGAAACCTATTCCCGCTCCTTGATTAAGAGCGGCAAGGATACGATTATTCAAAGTTTTTCCTGTTTCGTAATCCGTGAGTTGCGGAGCCTTAACAACATCTGGAAAAGAACCAGTATTTTTTTTCTGTGTAGCTTTACCGATACCATAAGACAATCCACCCGCTGCAAGAGCCGCTAAAGCCGGAATAAAAAAACCCATACTTACCTCCGATAGCCGCACTTAAGCGGCAACAAATTTAATTCTTCCATTTTTTGCGCTGTTAAGCACCAAGATGGACGATTATTATAAATAGAACATAAATTATCTTTTGTGAGGTGTTTACAAACCATGTCAGTTTTTAATTTATTTCCTTTGTCATCATAAAACGTAAGATAACAACACGTTCCGCATCGTTTACATTTGTCTTCCATTACGTTATCGCAACAGTACTCCCAGGTGTAAAAACTAAAATAGTCGAGCCAACTCTCTGATATAAAACATTGCTATATACGCCCCATTCATAATCTTTAAGTAAAGGAGCAGTTGCCGTCGGAGCGGCGCTCAACGTTAAAACTTTTCCCTGTGCTTCTTGAAAAATATGGTTAAGGACATTTTTTGTTTCATCATCTTTTACTAAATTTGTTGACACTTCAAGCATATCAATATTCCTCTATTTCTAACATCCTTGGCCCCTCAATAGTGGCATTCTGATACACATAGTTATTTGCCGAAGGTTTCCATTTTGCGTCTATGGTATGCGTTCCCGCAGACAATGTTCCATACCACTTAACATTGATATTATTTGTTGATACCGCAGCGCCATCGGCGAATTTCGCTGTTTCCGAAGTCAAACCAACGCTATCCGCGGAGATGGCAAAATTTACCGTTTTAGTATTAGCGTTATCGCCGTTAAATCTACCCGTAAATGTTATTTTCACCGGTCTTCCGCTGGAATAAAACCTCGCTTCCATGTCTGGTATAGTTCGATGCGCGGTGTTATAATTTGTGCTTGTGTCGGTATATCCCCTGATGACAACATGATTAGGAGCGTCACCACCTAAACCCCTATATGCTCCTATGCTATCAACTGATATTGTGCTTGCCGAAGGAGCATAGCACCAGCCAACTAATCGCTCCCCAGTGACACCAGTAGCGTCTGTGGCTGAAGTAGAAGCTATACCTTCAAAATTGTTAGAGTTATCATCATCGGCAACGGCGTAAATATAATAATAGCCTTGCGCTAATGAACCGGTATCAAGACCTCCGCGCCCAGATGCTGCAAAACTTACATTAGCGTTGGCAGTATTTCTTCGTACTTTCCCAGCGCTTGAGCCAAATTCTATTTCACCCCTTCCGATAGTAACCAATGTAGCCGTTCCAGCATCTCTCGAAAGTAACGCACCAGATTTTATATCTTGGTACACCCGCAAATTAGGAGGCGTAAGTTGGCGCATATCGGTTACGGAAGTAATCGATGTTGCGTCAGTAACAACCTTTGCCAATAATAAAGAATTTAGAGGATTTGACGGTTGCGTCGCCCCATTCGCCACAGCCGAATACTGGAAGGCTCCAGTGTTGTCTATATAGACATAAGTATCTCTGCTTGCCGTATATGTTTTAGACGTTGCATTCGTTACTATTCTTGCTCCGGTAACGTAACTTGTTCCCGCTGAAATATCAGAAATCAATGTCGCTGATGTAGCAGGCAACATTCCTGTATACGTCCAATCTCCTATACCCTCGGTGTACCAATTAGAAAATTTAATCGCCGTAGCAAGGTCAGCGTCAGTCACTCCAGAGTCAAGAAGATTTGTGGCATCTATGTTCCCATTGTAATCGTTATAGATTTTGCTATAAGCATCATTTAAGTAGGCATAAGATACTCCTGTGTCACTGGTTAACGCATTGTAACTTATTATCGCTGCATTACCGATGTTCAACGGAGATATGGAAATCAATAAAAAAAATAAAAACTTTCTCATTCTTTCCTCCTAAACATATTGGTTACGTATTATATATTTTGGCAATGACTTAAACGCTATACTGTAAAATTCCAACTCAGTGCCTCCGTTGTTTTCGTATATCTCAAACGATATAGAATTTCCTCTTCGATAATTACATAGAGGCACTATCCTATCGTTAAGCAAAGAGCTGTTTGATAAATGGATAGACCCCACATCCCTCGTTTCCCCCCGTACGCTTAGATTTGAAGACGCGCCGATAGAGTATCTTCCGTTAAGAAAATATTTGAATATAGCGTTTAAAGAATAATGCCCTGGTTTTGCCTTTATGAAAAAATCAAGGAAGTCATGTACCATATCCTCGCTTACCACCACTTCAGCAGTCCTTACGATAGTCTCAATCGCTGTGCTGTCAAAATCCCAGCCGCGATTATGATACATAAGACAGCCAATATCAGAACGTCCGGTAAGAAGTTCGTTACTATCCCCCTGTTGATTCATCACCGCATAACTTAAAACATTAGAGCCTTTTACCAGGCTCCACTTAGGTTTACCGTCAGCTTGCGGTTCTGTTATGCAATAAATAAGTTCACAGTTATTAGAATCAATTGGTGATTCTCTGTGTTTGAAAGCAAAACGGAATAATCCGTTATGCACGGCCATACAAACACTTTCAATCGAGTCGTACGTGGTATCTATTATTTCCCTTAAACGTATATCAGCTTCGGTAAGGTTCATTATCGAAGACTCTGAACCTCCGAAAAAATATAGTTCTTTGTCAAATTCATTCAAAAATATGAATCCAGAACCTACCGCACATATCGCCCGCTTACTTGCCAGACCATATTTTGTAGTTATGCAGCGAGCTTGGAATGAGGAAGGAGTCCTTCCAAGTAATTCATAGATGGAATTATTTTTAAAAATGTAAATAGTATCATTGGCTCCTTTAACCACAGCTATATTGATTGAATCTTGAGCGTTACCGATTAAAATAGTGTCTTCTATGGTTTCAGGAGTTATTTCTTCTGAATAATCCAAATCAGAACTATTGTTTTTTATATAGAATACCCTGTCTAAATGTTCAACCGCAGCCATGATGTCGGCGTCAAGCGTTGTTCTTTCAAACGTATATGAACCATTACCGTCATACTTGTAAGGAGTTTCTAAGCCGGTAAATGAATAAAGTATGGAATTTCCGCTGACTTGAAACGTTAAGTCAGTAGGTATTGCATTTGTAGGAAACCCACCTTGAGCCAATGTCAATGCCCCTGTAACATCATTGCCAGAATAAAAAGAACCATTTGAAAAACAAATCGTCCGTTTTACAAACGTTCCGTCACCTCGTTTATGGTATGAACGCTTGACATAAGGGATTTTATTCGTTAATGCTGTGGGGTTATACCTGGTTGTTCCGCCTACTTTTGTTATCTTATTGTCGCGCACTATATAGTTTTGCAAAACGCTACACTTGCCCTCACCTATTAAGTGCGCCGGTCTTGTTCTACACCATCCATTATTAAAAGTTACTATCATATAAGTATTTGTTCTTCGTTATTTGTCGATATATAAAAAAACGCCAAGAGTAAAGGCGCAATATGCGCTATTCTCGCTAAATGAAATGGAAATTGCGTTTGCATGAAAATAAATAAGGCGACAATGCTTGCCATGCTCGCCACAGTTTCTTTTGACATCTTGCTTTTGATGAAACGCTGCCATAGGTGATAAAGAAATATTCCCAATAATATCAACCCCATTATCCCCGTTTCATAGAACAACCAAAGAACCTCATTGTGCGGATGATCCCAAAAATCAAAAATCTTTCCATCAAGTTTAAATTTTTCTACCATTTCCCTCGAAGGAGCCCCTTTAATAAATAAACCTTCATCGGTTAGTATTGCTTTTACCGCTTTATTGTTCATTACCGGCTTTAAATACCTTCCGTCTCCTTTCATCTTTGGTACTCTGAACGAATCAAGCCCATGTCCGGTAAGCGGCTTACGGAATGAATCTTGTGTAACTATTTTCCACATAGCAACCCTTGTTCCCTGCATACCCATAGGATTATCAATGAAGACTATAAAAGATACGACCGCGGAGATTGTCGGTATCAATAACCACCAGAATAAAATCCTTCGTTTATACCAAAGATAAAAAAATGTAGCCACCGTAGCCCCGATATATGCTCCAGTACTCCAAGAGAATATAAGCGGTATGAATAAAAGAAAAGCCGTCCAGCTAAAAGTGATTAGCAAGGGGATAACAATAGCAAAGTATCCACCCATAACTGCTTCTAACGCGAAGAAAGAGGAATGCGGGGTTATACCTTGGTCTTTTAAAACTATTCCACGTAAATCAAAATCGAAATATTGTAAGGCTAAATACAAAACTCCTGCTCCAGCCACCCAAGATATACCTTTGATAAGAAATTGAATATCTTGTTTATTTAACGTTTTTAAAGCCGTGTAATATATCATAAGCCCAAGGAAAGCATTAAAGGCTATACTCCACCCTGAAAGATGGATTAGATAGGTTATGAATACCCACGCCATAAGCAAAGAGAACCAAAGATTGAATTTATCACGCTTTAACGATTTATTACCAAAAGCAAGACCAGCGCCTATCAAGATAATACTTGATATTTGAAAAATAAATTCCTGTGATTGCCGTATCTCCTGGTTAACGATATACGAAACAGGATTAAGTAGTAAAAAAATCAGAAATAAATATTTCATAGGTTAGGTAAATACATAGAACCGCCGGACTCTCGCACGTCTCTTACGTTCCTTTCTCTGTGGGATTCGGTAACAGGAAGCTCGCCGATAATCAAAGAATTATCTTGTATCATCCTTTGCACCCCTGCCTCATATATTGCCTGTTGCGCCCTCCAATCTCCAAGTTGAGGGTCAACTCTATACGCATAAACAAGAGCTCCGTCAATAACCACAGAATCATACTTTGCTGGTATATCTCCCGCAGTTGCGGCATCGGTTAAATCGGTAATAATCTTAACGTAATCTATGTACGTTGTTACTATCGCACTTGGACGAGGGTACAACATCAAGTAATTAGCGAATATTGTCCACAATATCGCACTTCCGCTGTTGCTTGTTTCATCTGCTATCGCCCTCCTGAACCGTGCGTAATCAACGTACTTATATGTCCAATCATATGTTTTATCGTATAAAGAAACTATCTTTGTTGTGTCTATATCTGTCGCTATCCCCCCCACACCGGTAAAGGCATAGCTAAAGGTACTCGCTATTGTAGGAAAATTTGCCTGTTTCTCAAGAAAACGCCAATGGAAATGCTGTTGCCTGTTTGAAATATCTTTTTGTATTAAATTGAGCCAACCCAATGCGGAAGAGCGATAAACAGTATCACTCGCACTTTTGTCAGCCAACCCTAAGAGTGTCGCTGAACCACATAATGTATTTAAGAAAGCAGCACCTGTCATAAAATTCCTTTTTTGGTAAGAGGGGCTGGGGATTGCTCCCCAACCCACTCTTTTTTAAAATCTTAGTACAACCATACTGGCATAAGTCCGTCTGTTGCTGTGTCACTAAGTAACACACCAATGTCAGCGCTTATCACCGTACTTGCTGCATTCAAACTCGCCTTCGTTCCAAAACTACCGTATTGAGCAGTATCAGAACCATTTGGCACAAGTTGTTCACCTGATGCGGCAACTGAAGTGTCAACCTTCGCTAAAGCAAATCCATGTACTGCCATGTAACCCCAGTTCCTTGAACCTCCAATAAGCGATGAAGTATCTGCTGTCGCAATATCAGTTACAAGCACACCCGCATAAGACATTGCGGCTGAAACCGTGCAACGTGAAATAGTAACTCCATCAGCAGAGTTTAAATCCCACACAACGACATCACCGGAAGATAAACCGGCGACACTATTTCCACGCATAGCGTAGCGAACCCTCACTACATCTGTTGGCGGGGTAATACCCGTAGAACCTCCACCACCATAAATATCGTTGATATTCTGGGAAGTGGGTGCTTCTGCGTACACTAACGGTAAACCTCCAAGAAGAAGGAATACCGCAATGAAAATCGAAAAAATCTTTTTATTCATTGTTTTCCTCCTTAACTTTCAGTTAATCCCGTTTTTAAACCATGTTGACGTAAACCACCAAACGTAAGATTGTAAGTCAAGTACGCTAAGATGTTGTACTGCAACTTATCACTTACCCTTACCGGCTCAAGTATCTGTAAAGGAATAGCGGTCTTGCCTTCGCCGATAGTCTTTACATTGCCGGTTGTTTTCGTTTTTGGCCCGGCAAGAATCTGAACACGAGCGTAGTTTGTGTTAATCACATAGCAATATGTAGCAGTTACATTACGATCTCCATACATTGTCGTATTACCAAATAAAAAGTTGTTAAACCCCATGTTGAGCATTTTGTCGTTTACCTGATAACGCTTCAATGTTTCTGCTCCTGAACCCATACGCGCAAGAACGCCGTTCGTAGTAATGCCTATATCGGGCATTTCATTAACAGCGCTTCCACCTTGTGAGCAAGTGTAAAGGAAACTCTGGAAAACGCCAATACCTGCTGCTCCTGATAAATCAGCTGCGGTGGTATTGTATTGCGTTTGCCACATAGCTGTTTTGTCTGATGTGCCAGGATACGATGAACGGGCAATGCCTCCCGTAGTCCTTGTCTGTGAGCCTGTCGCTGTCGCTTGAAGTTCTTCAACAATAGACGTAGGGTCAACTGCGGTAGAGGTTGCTTTCATAAGCGCGTCTGCAATCTTGTTAGGAAATGTATTTTTCAATTCCTCAAGTGCGTCCTCCGCTAATGATTGAATCCTCTTGTCCCCTGCGTTTTGGTCTTGTTCAACTAAATTAACCGGTACTGCGCCATCACACACACTCTGCCCATAGTAAGCAGTCTTCACATTGTCCTGGAAAGTAGTAGATATTGCGGTGTGTTTATCTCTGTGGTCTACGTTTGAGTTTTGTCCCAAACGAACACGCTCATCAAATCTATTACCGCCAACAACAATCTTAACTCTGGCTTTATCGCCAAGCATGGCTAATACACCATTGTTAAGGAAGATATTTTCGAATACCTTCGGAGATTTTACTTCTAAGGTAAATGCTATGTCTCTGGCAATTCTGTCATACGATACGGACATAGTTCTCCTTTAGTTAGGTTTCCAATCGGGATGTTTCTTCATGTAATCTAAAATCCTCCCCTCGCTCCATTCTTCGTTCGGGGTTTCTTCCTTACCAGTCGTTACATCGTCGCTCTCAATCGCAGCGTTTTTAAGTTTATTCAAACGTGATTTTTCTTCTTCTTTCCCTTTGCGCTCTCCGAGTTTAAAACCTTCTTCGCTTAATGCTAATCGCAGAAGCTTGACATGGCCAAGCCTTGCATCTTCTGGATGAGTTTCAAGATATTTAGAGATTTTCCCTACTCCGGTAGAAAGATTGTTCTCATCCTTTCCATTCTCGCCGTAAGCAAGTTTATATGTTTCTTCGCAGAGTTTCTTCGCTTCTTTCTCCTGCGTTGAAACAAAATTGTTCGCCTGCTCTTGGCTTACCTTCTGCCGGTCATACTCTTCGATACTCGCTTTCGCCTCATCTTGCGCGAATTTCTTAGCCATGCGATATTGCGCCTTTAACCAGCCATCGGTGGTAGTTAAATCCAAATCTTTCAACAATTCGGAAAGTTTTTCTTCAGGGTTCTGCTTCTTTGTTTCTTCTTTTTTAGCTTCCTCGTTAAAACCCATCGTCTTTAACTGCTGGTTTATCTGTTGCTCGTTGTAGCCCTGCTTCGATAAGACTACTCGGATTACATCGGGGTCAGATAAGAGTTGTTCTCGTTCTCTCTGTGCGTCTT from Veillonellales bacterium encodes:
- a CDS encoding O-antigen ligase family protein, with translation MKYLFLIFLLLNPVSYIVNQEIRQSQEFIFQISSIILIGAGLAFGNKSLKRDKFNLWFSLLMAWVFITYLIHLSGWSIAFNAFLGLMIYYTALKTLNKQDIQFLIKGISWVAGAGVLYLALQYFDFDLRGIVLKDQGITPHSSFFALEAVMGGYFAIVIPLLITFSWTAFLLFIPLIFSWSTGAYIGATVATFFYLWYKRRILFWWLLIPTISAVVSFIVFIDNPMGMQGTRVAMWKIVTQDSFRKPLTGHGLDSFRVPKMKGDGRYLKPVMNNKAVKAILTDEGLFIKGAPSREMVEKFKLDGKIFDFWDHPHNEVLWLFYETGIMGLILLGIFLYHLWQRFIKSKMSKETVASMASIVALFIFMQTQFPFHLARIAHIAPLLLAFFYISTNNEEQILI
- a CDS encoding phage major capsid protein produces the protein MSVSYDRIARDIAFTLEVKSPKVFENIFLNNGVLAMLGDKARVKIVVGGNRFDERVRLGQNSNVDHRDKHTAISTTFQDNVKTAYYGQSVCDGAVPVNLVEQDQNAGDKRIQSLAEDALEELKNTFPNKIADALMKATSTAVDPTSIVEELQATATGSQTRTTGGIARSSYPGTSDKTAMWQTQYNTTAADLSGAAGIGVFQSFLYTCSQGGSAVNEMPDIGITTNGVLARMGSGAETLKRYQVNDKMLNMGFNNFLFGNTTMYGDRNVTATYCYVINTNYARVQILAGPKTKTTGNVKTIGEGKTAIPLQILEPVRVSDKLQYNILAYLTYNLTFGGLRQHGLKTGLTES